One window from the genome of Nicotiana sylvestris chromosome 9, ASM39365v2, whole genome shotgun sequence encodes:
- the LOC104216771 gene encoding tetraspanin-20, with protein MRTPCCQGFIAFLLKFLNFLQTFIGVSIIIYSAYMLNHWQHHNNFLPPNPDSEFSNFGLIVLNKHSLTAPWFIYAFMGIGVILCCITCIGHVGAEAVNGCFLCFYSLLMTAFVLVEISLVVFIALDRQWEKDLPRDPTGELHSLRTFIVQNMDVCKWIGIAVIIIQASSLLLAIVLRALLSDHSINHDMERDYDVIGRTREPLLDPRLSQTSGLAKADAKVGHSDIWSSRMKEKYHLDGEARHHIPNQNPS; from the exons ATGCGAACACCATGTTGTCAGGGTTTCATAGCATTTTTGCTGAAATTCCTCAATTTCTTACAAACCTTCATTGGTGTCTCCATTATTATTTACTCTGCTTATATGCTTAACCATTGGCAACACCACAATAATTTTCTTCCTCCTAATCCTGACTCCGAATTCTCCAATTTCGGCTTAATTGTGTTGAATAAACATTCGCTTACAGCTCCATG GTTTATATATGCATTCATGGGAATTGGTGTAATCTTATGTTGTATCACTTGTATCGGGCATGTTGGTGCTGAAGCTGTTAATGGATGTTTCCTTTGCTTT TACTCTCTTCTTATGACGGCTTTTGTGCTCGTGGAAATAAGTCTGGTTGTATTTATTGCACTTGATCGTCAATGGGAGAAG GATCTTCCAAGGGACCCAACTGGAGAACTACACAGCCTGCGCACCTTTATTGTACAAAATATGGATGTTTGCAAGTGGATTGGCATTGCTGTCATTATAATTCAG GCATCCTCCTTACTTCTCGCAATTGTTCTCAGAGCTTTGCTTAGTGATCATAGTATAAACCATGATATGGAGAGAGATTATGATGTTATTGGAAGGACAAGGGAGCCACTGCTTGATCCACGTTTAAGCCAAACATCTGGTTTAGCTAAAGCAGATGCGAAGGTTGGCCATTCTGACATCTGGAGTTCACGGATGAAGGAAAAG TATCATTTGGATGGAGAGGCTAGGCATCATATACCAAACCAAAACCCATCATGA